The Campylobacter concisus genome has a window encoding:
- the serB gene encoding phosphoserine phosphatase SerB, with protein MIKLCVFDFDSTIMDGETIDILAAANNASNEVASITKRSMNGELDFFESLTARVKFLKGMPLSKADEICKNLPIMPGASELIVALKQKGIKVVVFSGGFHIATDKMQEKLKFDANFANILHHKDGILTGEVGGEMMFGSSKGEMIDRLKGLLNLDKREIMCVGDGANDVSMFRKCDLKIAFCAKEILKKEATHCVDVKDLREILNFIR; from the coding sequence TTGATAAAACTTTGTGTTTTTGACTTTGACTCTACGATAATGGACGGCGAGACGATTGATATTCTCGCCGCCGCTAACAACGCCAGTAATGAGGTGGCTAGCATAACGAAGCGTTCGATGAACGGCGAACTTGATTTTTTTGAAAGTCTTACAGCAAGAGTAAAATTTTTAAAAGGAATGCCACTTTCAAAAGCAGATGAAATTTGTAAAAATTTACCCATCATGCCAGGAGCTAGCGAGCTTATAGTTGCTCTAAAGCAAAAAGGCATAAAGGTCGTGGTCTTTAGTGGCGGTTTTCATATCGCAACTGATAAGATGCAAGAAAAACTTAAATTTGATGCAAATTTTGCAAATATCTTGCACCACAAAGATGGAATTTTAACAGGTGAAGTTGGCGGAGAGATGATGTTTGGTAGCTCAAAAGGCGAAATGATAGATCGCTTAAAGGGACTATTAAATTTAGATAAAAGAGAGATCATGTGCGTTGGCGACGGAGCTAACGACGTGTCAATGTTTAGAAAATGTGATCTAAAAATTGCCTTTTGTGCGAAAGAAATTTTAAAAAAAGAGGCGACGCATTGCGTGGATGTCAAGGATCTGCGTGAAATTTTAAATTTTATAAGGTAA
- a CDS encoding hybrid sensor histidine kinase/response regulator, which translates to MDDMKEIMEDFLIEAFELIEQIDHDLVELESNPEDLELLNRIFRVAHTVKGSSSFLNFDVLTELTHHMEDVLNKARKGELKITPDIMDVVLESVDMMKGLLESIRDNGSDSAAGIDIKNICVRLTQISEGEAPSAAAEAPAAPSPEPVKEPEPVAPAVEAAPEVSDAELSKLSDSEVEAEIERLLKVRKAEDQARRASKGIAPKSPEEIAPAASAAPAPAAKPAPSRERDADKKVPAASSSSAVAQEQTIRVEVKRLDHLMNLIGELVLGKNRLLKIYDDVEERYEGEKFLEELNQVVSSLSLVTTDIQLAVMKTRMLPIAKVFNKFPRMIRDLSRDLGKQIDLEISGEETELDKSIVEEIGDPLVHIIRNSCDHGIEDPETRKAMGKPEKGLVQLKAYNEGNHIVVEIVDDGKGLDADMLKAKSIEKGIITEREADAMSEKEAFGLIFRPGFSTAAKVTNVSGRGVGMDVVKTNIEKLNGIIDIESEVGKGTVMKLKIPLTLAIIQSLLVGTQEEFYAIPLASVLETVRVPIDDIYTIDGKNVLRLRDEVLSLVRLSDVFGVEKVFDGGDHTYVVIIGVAEAKLGIIVDTLVGQEEIVIKSMGDYLQNIPGIAGATIRGDGRVTLIIDVGAMMEMAKDIKVDIRAEIEDSTKAKEKPSDYKVLIVDDSKMDRTIMQKALEPTGVTIIEATNGVEALNVIKSGEHSFDAILIDIEMPRMDGYTLAGEIRKYSKYRNLPLIAVTSRTSKTDRLRGVEVGMTEYITKPYSAEYLENVVRKNIKLA; encoded by the coding sequence ATGGATGATATGAAAGAAATAATGGAAGACTTTTTAATAGAGGCTTTCGAACTTATTGAGCAGATAGACCATGACCTTGTCGAACTTGAGTCAAACCCTGAGGATTTAGAGCTTTTAAATAGAATTTTCCGCGTTGCTCACACAGTAAAAGGTAGCTCAAGTTTTTTAAATTTTGATGTTTTAACAGAGCTTACTCACCACATGGAAGATGTTTTGAACAAAGCTAGAAAAGGCGAACTAAAGATCACTCCAGACATTATGGACGTTGTTCTTGAGTCAGTTGATATGATGAAAGGACTACTAGAAAGTATTAGAGACAATGGTAGTGACTCGGCTGCTGGCATCGATATTAAAAATATTTGTGTAAGACTTACTCAAATTTCTGAAGGCGAAGCACCAAGCGCAGCCGCAGAAGCTCCAGCAGCACCATCGCCTGAGCCGGTAAAAGAGCCAGAACCTGTCGCACCAGCCGTAGAAGCAGCTCCTGAAGTAAGCGATGCCGAGCTTTCAAAGTTAAGTGACTCTGAGGTTGAAGCTGAGATAGAGAGACTCTTAAAAGTTAGAAAAGCAGAAGATCAAGCAAGACGTGCTTCAAAAGGCATAGCCCCAAAATCTCCTGAAGAGATAGCTCCAGCTGCAAGCGCTGCACCAGCACCTGCAGCGAAACCAGCTCCTAGTAGAGAAAGAGATGCAGATAAAAAAGTACCAGCAGCTAGTAGTAGCAGTGCAGTAGCACAAGAGCAAACGATACGTGTTGAAGTAAAAAGACTTGATCACTTGATGAATTTAATCGGTGAGCTTGTTCTTGGTAAAAACCGCTTATTAAAAATTTATGATGACGTAGAAGAGAGATATGAGGGCGAGAAATTCCTTGAGGAGCTAAATCAAGTAGTCTCAAGTCTAAGTCTAGTTACGACTGATATCCAGCTAGCTGTTATGAAGACAAGGATGCTTCCAATAGCTAAAGTCTTTAATAAATTTCCACGTATGATACGTGATCTTAGCCGCGACCTTGGTAAGCAAATAGATCTTGAAATTTCAGGTGAAGAGACGGAGCTTGATAAGTCAATCGTTGAAGAGATTGGTGATCCTCTAGTTCACATCATTAGAAACTCATGCGACCACGGTATTGAAGATCCTGAGACAAGAAAGGCAATGGGCAAACCTGAAAAAGGTCTTGTTCAGCTAAAAGCTTACAACGAGGGTAACCATATCGTTGTTGAGATAGTTGATGATGGTAAGGGCTTGGACGCTGATATGCTTAAAGCTAAGTCTATAGAAAAAGGCATCATCACTGAGCGAGAAGCTGATGCGATGAGTGAGAAAGAGGCATTTGGTCTTATATTTAGACCAGGATTTTCAACTGCTGCAAAGGTTACAAACGTATCTGGTCGTGGCGTTGGTATGGACGTTGTTAAGACAAACATTGAAAAACTAAATGGTATCATCGATATCGAGAGTGAAGTTGGAAAAGGTACAGTCATGAAGCTTAAAATTCCACTCACACTTGCGATTATTCAGTCACTTCTTGTTGGAACACAAGAGGAATTTTATGCGATACCACTTGCTAGCGTTCTTGAGACTGTTCGTGTGCCTATTGATGATATTTACACGATCGATGGCAAAAACGTTCTAAGACTAAGAGATGAGGTTTTATCTCTTGTTAGACTTTCAGATGTCTTTGGAGTTGAAAAAGTGTTTGATGGCGGTGATCATACTTATGTCGTTATCATCGGCGTTGCTGAAGCAAAACTAGGCATCATAGTAGATACTTTAGTTGGTCAAGAAGAGATCGTTATTAAGTCAATGGGTGATTATCTACAAAATATCCCAGGCATTGCTGGAGCTACCATTAGAGGCGATGGCCGTGTAACTCTTATTATAGACGTTGGTGCTATGATGGAGATGGCTAAAGATATAAAAGTAGATATTAGAGCCGAAATAGAAGATAGCACAAAAGCAAAGGAAAAGCCAAGTGATTATAAGGTCTTGATTGTTGATGACTCTAAAATGGATAGAACCATCATGCAAAAAGCACTTGAACCAACCGGAGTAACTATAATAGAAGCAACTAATGGTGTCGAGGCGTTAAATGTTATAAAATCTGGCGAGCATTCATTTGATGCAATTTTGATTGATATTGAGATGCCTAGGATGGATGGATATACACTTGCTGGTGAAATTCGCAAATACTCTAAATATCGCAATCTACCGCTTATTGCTGTTACGTCAAGGACGTCTAAAACAGATAGATTGCGTGGTGTAGAGGTTGGTATGACTGAATACATTACTAAACCGTATTCAGCAGAATACCTTGAAAACGTTGTTAGAAAAAATATAAAATTAGCTTAG
- a CDS encoding transaldolase, with protein sequence MYDNEAKFSLWCDFIERDFLQNEFNSLLEKGVINGATSNPAIFKTAFASPAYKQIIQNSNKRHPKDLYEILATQDIKIAACKMLKNYANGDDGFVSIEVDPNLSGETAATIEEGIRLHNLISMPNVMIKIPATKEGYEAMSALMARGISVNATLIFSPDQAKNCLEAFKEGSKAYASRFVDTTMPKGVISVFVSRFDRKLDETMSAKSLPTGQIGIMNAANIYHIIEDFGLENVRTLFASTGVKGGGLRGDYYVRELMYKNSINTAPIDTIKEFIKEKAEAKNAPSKENISSFFHIIKNNEIDINATYKELLNDGLKQFVAAFDEIMKSL encoded by the coding sequence ATGTATGACAATGAAGCTAAATTTTCTCTTTGGTGTGACTTTATAGAGAGAGATTTTTTACAAAACGAATTCAACTCTTTATTAGAAAAAGGCGTTATAAACGGAGCTACAAGCAACCCAGCTATCTTTAAAACAGCTTTTGCATCACCTGCTTACAAACAGATCATACAAAATAGCAACAAGCGTCATCCAAAAGATCTTTATGAAATTTTAGCGACCCAAGATATCAAGATCGCCGCATGTAAAATGCTAAAAAACTACGCAAATGGCGATGATGGCTTTGTTAGCATTGAGGTTGATCCAAATTTAAGTGGCGAAACAGCTGCGACGATAGAAGAGGGCATTAGGCTTCATAACCTTATCTCAATGCCAAATGTCATGATAAAAATTCCAGCCACAAAAGAGGGTTATGAAGCGATGAGTGCGCTTATGGCAAGAGGTATCAGCGTAAATGCGACGCTCATTTTCTCGCCAGATCAGGCTAAAAACTGCCTAGAGGCCTTTAAAGAGGGCAGCAAAGCTTATGCAAGCCGCTTTGTGGATACGACGATGCCAAAAGGTGTGATCAGCGTTTTTGTTAGTAGATTTGACAGAAAGCTTGATGAGACAATGTCTGCAAAGAGCCTACCAACAGGGCAGATCGGCATAATGAACGCTGCAAATATCTATCATATCATTGAGGACTTTGGCTTAGAAAACGTAAGGACACTTTTTGCAAGCACTGGCGTAAAAGGTGGTGGCTTAAGAGGGGATTATTACGTTAGGGAGCTAATGTATAAAAACTCTATAAACACAGCTCCGATAGATACGATAAAAGAATTTATAAAAGAAAAAGCTGAGGCAAAAAATGCCCCTAGCAAAGAGAATATCTCAAGCTTTTTTCACATTATAAAAAATAATGAGATCGATATAAATGCTACTTATAAAGAGCTTTTAAATGACGGCTTAAAGCAGTTTGTTGCAGCATTTGATGAGATTATGAAATCACTTTAA
- a CDS encoding chemotaxis protein CheW has translation MNDKLNQVLSKQKQQIDGPESKNNEDIVQLVGFVVGEEEYAIPILNIQEIIKPIEYTRVPSVPDYVLGVFNLRGNVIPLIDLRKRFSLNVTKQSPSTRYIVMKDEDNIAGFVIDRLTEAIRIDRNRIDPPPETLVKDKGMIYGIGKRDQNILTILKVESLLKRDF, from the coding sequence ATGAACGATAAACTAAACCAGGTTTTAAGCAAACAAAAACAACAAATTGACGGACCTGAGTCAAAAAACAATGAAGATATAGTTCAATTAGTAGGCTTCGTTGTTGGCGAAGAAGAGTATGCGATACCTATTTTAAATATCCAAGAGATAATCAAACCTATTGAATACACCCGTGTTCCTAGCGTGCCTGACTATGTTCTTGGCGTCTTTAACCTACGTGGAAACGTTATCCCACTTATTGATTTGCGTAAGCGTTTTTCACTAAATGTTACAAAACAAAGCCCAAGTACAAGATATATCGTCATGAAAGATGAGGATAACATAGCAGGCTTCGTGATAGACCGCTTGACGGAGGCTATCAGAATAGACCGCAACAGGATTGATCCGCCGCCAGAGACTTTGGTAAAAGACAAAGGCATGATCTATGGTATCGGCAAACGCGATCAAAACATCCTTACGATTTTAAAGGTTGAAAGCCTTTTAAAGCGTGATTTTTAG
- a CDS encoding chemotaxis protein, producing MFGDNVLKTGSNEMELVDFRIFKKAENKVYEGIYGVNVAKVREIIKMPNLTELPGVPEYIEGIFDLRGVVIPVINLARWMNIVEPTEGVVIKPRVIIAEFSGILIGFIVHEAKRIRRISWKDIEPANFASGSGTLDKGKITGVTRIEDDEVLLILDLESIVEELGIYSPKIEFDVTDDQKIKGAALVLDDSSTARKLVKDALEKMGLSVVEAKNGVEGLERMEELYQRYGDNLTRELRVILSDIEMPQMDGYRFASTIKNDDRFKEVPIVFNSSLSNEFSEIKSKEAGGAAYLTKFDASVFYQEVLKVIEAHSQSAK from the coding sequence ATGTTTGGAGACAACGTACTAAAAACGGGCTCAAACGAGATGGAACTTGTTGATTTTCGTATCTTTAAAAAGGCCGAAAACAAAGTATATGAAGGAATATACGGAGTCAATGTCGCAAAGGTGCGGGAGATCATTAAGATGCCAAATCTTACCGAGCTTCCTGGCGTTCCTGAGTATATCGAGGGAATTTTTGATTTAAGAGGTGTGGTTATCCCTGTTATAAATTTGGCAAGATGGATGAATATCGTCGAACCAACTGAGGGTGTAGTTATAAAGCCACGTGTTATTATCGCTGAATTTAGCGGTATATTGATCGGTTTTATCGTCCATGAGGCCAAGAGGATTAGGCGAATAAGCTGGAAAGACATAGAGCCTGCAAATTTTGCTTCAGGGTCTGGCACTCTAGATAAGGGCAAGATCACAGGTGTAACAAGAATAGAAGATGATGAAGTGCTTCTTATTCTTGATCTTGAAAGCATCGTTGAAGAGCTAGGAATTTACTCACCAAAGATCGAATTTGACGTAACAGACGATCAAAAGATCAAAGGTGCTGCTTTGGTTCTAGATGATAGCTCGACTGCTAGAAAGCTAGTAAAAGATGCACTTGAGAAGATGGGCCTTAGCGTAGTTGAAGCCAAAAACGGCGTTGAGGGTTTAGAGAGAATGGAGGAGCTTTATCAAAGATATGGGGATAACCTAACAAGAGAGCTTAGAGTTATCTTAAGTGATATCGAAATGCCACAAATGGATGGATACCGCTTTGCTTCAACTATTAAAAATGATGATAGGTTCAAAGAGGTTCCAATTGTATTTAACTCTTCATTAAGTAATGAATTTAGTGAGATTAAGAGTAAAGAAGCTGGTGGCGCTGCGTATCTTACAAAATTTGATGCTAGTGTATTTTATCAAGAGGTGCTAAAAGTAATTGAAGCACATTCTCAATCTGCAAAATGA